A single genomic interval of Homo sapiens chromosome 15, GRCh38.p14 Primary Assembly harbors:
- the LOC124903566 gene encoding uncharacterized protein LOC124903566, which translates to MTTAGLATGGQSKKVLSPFLDCPPGRTPAVVTYKSFLLAFKRPKFTSLIIAGLFPGWRSGKVVEGKGGAASCWIRALPPEVRPAVPCLVEGCMEVLLCPTPFCSPILYPVLQMGNQMSLWIPPTSLCMHRPQPCPTSLWVFLPCHPAHGHSRGRACSLILSLVVSVLVTASLASLPPFQAISHTAIRRILQSPTALCSPRTLHFYHTHLHEVRAFDIQDTFHMLFLSSAPICCCRFNLGAPSLCGLPGPCPSLALAKVLLPDLPAALSSPSSTEGLGHGVRGVSLPARPSGPQRLIVCVFT; encoded by the coding sequence ATGACCACTGCTGGGCTTGCCACAGGCGGACAGTCTAAGAAGGTCCTGTCCCCCTTCCTGGACTGTCCCCCTGGGAGGACCCCAGCAGTGGTCACTTACAAGAGCTTCCTTCTTGCCTTCAAAAGGCCCAAGTTCACCTCCCTGATCATTGCCGGACTCTTCCCTGGGTGGAGATCTGGGAAGGtggtggaggggaagggaggggctgCCTCGTGTTGGATAAGGGCCCTCCCACCAGAGGTCAGGCCTGCTGTTCCCTGTCTAGTAGAAGGCTGCATGGAGGTGCTCCTGTGCCCCACACCGTTCTGCTCACCTATCTTGTACCCCGTCCTCCAGATGGGAAACCAGATGTCTCTCTGGATTCCTCCCACCAGCCTCTGCATGCACCGACCACAGCCCTGTCCGACCAGCCTCTGGGTCTTTCTCCCCTGCCACCCAGCCCATGGCCACAGCCGAGGCCGGGCCTGCTCACTCATACTCTCACTGGTGGTGAGTGTCCTGGTGACTGCCTCACTggcttccctgcctcccttccagGCCATTTCCCACACGGCCATCCGTAGGATTCTTCAGagccccactgctctgtgctcACCCAGAACCCTTCACTTTTACCACACGCATCTTCATGAAGTCCGGGCCTTTGACATTCAGGACACTTTccatatgctttttctttcttctgcaccTATCTGTTGCTGTCGTTTTAACCTGGGGGCCCCTTCCTTGTGTGGTCTACCCGGGCCCTGCCCTTCTTTGGCATTAGCCAAAGTGCTGCTTCCTGACCTGCCTGCAGCCCTGTCCTCTCCGAGCTCCACGGAGGGGCTCGGCCATGGCGTGCGGGGTGTCTCTCTCCCCGCTAGACCCTCTGGACCACAGCGTCTCATAGTCTGCGTCTTTACGTGA